A stretch of DNA from Roseovarius sp. M141:
ATCCATGCCCCAATTACCGGACGAAAGCCATCAAACTGGGGCAGGGGGGAATAGGCCTGAATGATCCGGGGATGCTGGGCGTATTCGGTGTTCTGGGCTTGCTCCACGATCTCGCCTGATTTGACGATCGTAACCGAGGCGCCTTCGCGCGACAGGATCGGTTTGGACACATGGCCCGCCACAAGCTGCGCCCCGGCGCGGTCAAAAGCATCGGCTACATTTGCGCAGGCCGTACCCTGACCTGCGATGGCGTCGCCGATGTCCTGCTCGAAAAACGCAGGAAGCAGATTGGGGTGGCCTTCGAACATTTGCCAAAGCACCGGCAAAAGCCCCTTGTTGGACAAAAGCGCCTTCCATGCCGGTTCCAGAAACAGGCAGCGCGATCCGGCGATGTGATCGGCATACTCATCGCGCAAGAGGTCTTCCCAAGGGTAGAGCTTGAACAGCACCCCCATGACGCGATCTTCGTCATCCAGAAACTGGCCGTCCTCGCTGAGCGCGATCTTGTCCAGATCACAGTAATGTGCCCCAAGCCCTGCCTCGCGCGCGGCCCAGCCCATCGCCTCGACTGTGCCGTAATCTTCGGGATTGCCGCCGACGGCGGTGAAATGCAGATCGCTTCCGGGTTCAAACACCGCGCCGAACCGCGCGACAAGCGCCTCGTGAATGCCGTTGAATTGATCCGATCCCTCGGGCAGCACGCCAGCGGCGAGCTGATCCTCCAGCCATTGCCACTGAAACGCGGCGCTTTCATACAGCGAGGTTGGGGTATCGGCGTTATATTCCAGCAGCTTGGCCGGGCCTTTGCCGTCATAGGCAAAATCAAAACGGCCATAGATTTCAGGATCGCCGCGCCGCCAGCTTTCGGCGATCAGGTCGCGATGTTTTTCGGGAATGGCAAGGCGGTCCATGAGCGCCTCGTCAGCGACGATATTGGCCACCGCCTCGCGGGACATCGCATGAAGCTCGGTTGCGGGATCCTCAAGATCGGTCTCGATCTGATCCAGAGAAAAGGCATAGGCCGAGGTTTCGTCCCAGTAGGGTTCGCCGTGCATATCGGCAAAGGTAAAGCCGACTTCGCGGGCATGGTCGCGCCAATGCGGTCTTTCGGGCAGCGTGATTTTCTGCATTCGGCTCTTCCTTGTCAGATCTTGGATCCCGTTTAGATGGTTTTCAGCGTGGCAGCCAGACTTGGTATTCTTGCGCAGGGGATATCGTGCGTGCGCGCATCCGCACTGCCACCGCGCGGCGCCTTCGGCCAGATTTCGCCGGTCGCCAGATGGGCCAGCGCGTTCGGCTAGGTCGGGGGGCTTCAGCTTGACAGGCTGTCGGGATTCGGCGAAAGCTGCGGGTGTGTTGGTGCCTGCCTCGGCAGGTGAAAAGGGAATGTGCAATCGCGATGCGTCGCGGTCAAGCGCAGCCGCCCCCGCGACCGTGAGCGGAAAGGCCGATCAGCGCCACTGGCATATGCCGGGAAGGCAGATCGACCGCAGGGCCACCAGCCCTGAATCCGCAAGCCGGGAGACCTGCCAGACACATGACGACGAAACCGGACGGGGTGCTTCCGGTGTCGGGGCGACTCCGGCATCTGGAGTGTCCTCGCCACCCTTGCCCGCGTCCCATGACATATGGGGCCGAGATCCATGAAAGATCAGGCAGAAACGCCGCCAAATCCTACAGAATTGCTGGTTTGCGTCAAATGTCGGCGTGGCCGCGAGCTTCCGTCCGATGATCGTTGGCCGGGGCAGGCGCTGTTTGACGCGCTGGGCGCTATGGTGCTGCCCGAGGGCGTGCGCGTGACGCCGGTCGATTGTTTGCAGAACTGCAATCACGGTTGCACCGTTGCGCTGCGCGGCGGGGCGCGTTGGGCCTATGTTTTCGCAAATGTCGATGAGGTGGCGGACCCGGCCATGATCCTTGACGGCGCCGCCCGCTATCACGCCACCGCCGACGGTTTGATCCCGTGGCGCGAACGCCCCGAACATTTCAAGCGCAACTGCGTCGCCCGACTTCCCCCACTGGAGACCTCGAATGTCTGATCTTGCAAAACTGCCCGTCACCGTCATCACCGGCTTTCTCGGCTCGGGCAAGACCACGCTGGTGCGCCAGTTGATGCAGAATTCGGGCGGCAGACGCCTGGCCGTGATCGTCAACGAATTCGGGGATGTCGGCGTCGACGGCGACATTCTGAAATCCTGCGCGATCCCCGATTGCCCTGCCGAGAACATCATGGAACTGGCGAATGGCTGCATCTGCTGCACCGTTGCCGATGATTTCATCCCCACGATCGAGGCGCTGATGGCGCTGGATCCGCGCCCCGATCATATCCTGATCGAAACCTCGGGGCTGGCCCTGCCCAAACCGCTGCTCAAGGCGTTTGATTGGCCCGAAATCCGTTCCAAGATCACCGTCGACGGCGTGATCGCGCTGGCCGATGCCGAGGCGGTCGCTGCGGGCCGTTTCGCGCCGAACGTGGCGGCCGTGGACGCGCAGCGCGCAGCTGACGACAGCATCGACCACGAAACGCCCCTGTCGGAGGTGTTCGAGGATCAGATTTCCTGCGCCGATATCATCCTTCTGACCAAGCCCGACCTTGCCGGCCCAGAGGGCGTGGCCCGCGCCAAGGCGATCATCGCCGCCGAAGCGCCGCGCCCGATCCCCGTGATCGAAGTGGCCGAGGGCATGATAGATCCGCGTGTCATTCTGGGGCTGGAGGCCGCCGCCGAGGACGATATAGACGCGCGCCCGTCGCATCACGACGGCGCCGACGATCACGAGCATGACGATTTCGAAAGCATCGTCGTGGACATCCCCGAAGTCACCGACCCCACCGATCTGGTCCGCGCCATCGAGGGGCTGGCCAACGATCACAACATCCTGCGGATCAAGGGCTATGCCGCCGTCACAGGCAAGCCGATGCGCCTGTTGGTGCAGGCTGTCGGCGCGCGGGTGCGTCACCAGTTCGACCGCCCGTGGGCACCGGGCGAGGCGCGCGCCGGGCGGCTGGTGGTCATTGCCGAGCATGACAATATCGACGCAGGCGTGATCCACGCCGCACTGGGCACCGCGCGCGCCCAAGCAGCCGAGTAACGCCATGCATGTTGTTTTCCGCGAAAGCCACGGGCTGGAAGAGACCGAGACACCCACCGATCTGGGGCAGGACGCCGCAGATCTGGTGGTGCTGTCGCTGTCGGATTCCGACCTTGGTGCTTTTGCGGAGGGCTGGCATCGCGGCGGCGGTCCCGAGGGGCGGCTGCCCACGCTCCGGCTGGCCAATATCGTGGCGCTCAAGCATCCCTTGTCGGTCGATACCTATGTCGAGCAAACGCTGAGCGGGGCAAAGGGCATTCTGATCCGCCTGATCGGCGGCGTGCCTTATTGGCCCTACGGTCTGCAACAGATCCGCGCCCTGGCGCAGCAAAAAGGTATCGCGCTGGCTGTGCTGCCCGCCGATGGGCGGCCTGATGCGCGGCTGGACGCGTTGTCGACCTTGCCGAAATCCACGCTGCGGCGGCTGGCACATTTGTGCGATACTGGCGGCGCCATAGCGGCGCAGGCGGCGCTGGCGCAGATGTCGCTGGCGGCGGGGCTTTATGCTGGTCCGGTACGCGGCGCGAAATCGCTGCCGCAGGTGGGGGCGTGGATGCCCGAGCAGGGCGCGTGCTGCCCGGTTTTCGCACTGGGGTCTGCGCCCGCTTTGACAGACGCGCCGCGCATCCTGATCGTCTTTTATCGCTCCTATCTGGTTGCCGCCGACCTTGCGCCGATCACGGCGCTGTTCGCCGCCTTTCGGGCGCGCGGCTTTGATGTGATCGCGCTCTTTGCGCCGTCGCTGAAGGCATCCGAGGCGGCGGGCTGGTTGCGCCGTCAGGTGGCGCATCTGGCCCCTGCGGCCATCGTCAACGCCACCGCCTTTTCCGGCAAGGGCGAGGGCGGCACGTCCCCGCTCGATGCCGCAGATGTGCCGGTATTCCAGATCGCGCTGGCCACCTCCACGCGCAAGGCGTGGGCGGAGGCCGAAAGGGGCCTGTCGCCTGCGGACCTTGCCATGCATGTGGTCCTGCCCGAGGTGGACGGGCGCATCATGGGCGGCGTCGCCAGCTTCAAGGATCCGGGCAAGCGCGACGCACATCTGCAATATTCCCGCTTTGCCCACTGCGCCGAGGCGGGACGGATCGAGGCGATTGCCGACCGCGTTCAGGGCTGGACGCGGCTGGCGGCGACACCGGCAACGCAGCGGCGGGTTGCGCTGGTGCTGTCCACCTATCCCGGCAAGGATTGGAACATGGGCCACGCCGTCGGTCTGGACGCGCCGCAATCGGCCGAGGCAATCCTGAGCGATCTGCGCGGCGCCGGGTACGACATCGGGGCAGGGGGCGCGCCCTTGCAGGAGGCGCTGCTGGCGCGCAGCACGGTCTGGCCGCTGGACGACTACAAGGCGGCGTTGGCCAAGCTACCCGAAGAGTTGCGCAAAACGCTGGCCGAGGTGTGGGGCGAACCCGAGGATGACCCCGACGCTCATGACGGCGCATTCCACTTCGCCGCCGCCCCGCGCGGCAAATCATGGATCGCGCTCCAGCCCGAGCGTGACACGCCCAAGGGCCGCGAGGACAGCTATCACGATCTGGTCCGCACACCGCGCCATGCCTACGTGGCCTTTTACCTGTGGCTGCAATGCCATGCTGACGCGTTGGTCCATATCGGTGCGCATGGCACGCTGGAATGGCTGCCGGGCAAGTCGGTGGCGCTGTCCGGCACATGCTGGCCCGAGGTTCTGACCGGCGCGCTGCCCGTCATTTACCCCTTCATCGTCAACGACCCCGGCGAGGCCGCGCAGGCCAAGCGGCGCATTGGCGCGGTCACGCTGGGGCATATCCCGCCGCCCTTGCGCAGCAGCGGCACGCCTGAGCGGCTGGCGCGGCTTGAGGCATTGCTGGACGAGTTTTCCAACGCTGACGGCCTTGACCCGCGTCGCCGCGACCGCCTTCAGGGTGATATCCGCGCTGAGGCGCAGGCGCAGGGGCTGGAGGAGGATCTGGGCCTTGACCGCGCCGGATGCAGCGCCGAGGCGATCACGCGAATCGACCGTTTCGTCTGCGACATCAAGGAAAGCCAGTTTGGCGAAGGTCTGCATATCTGGGGCCGCGCGCCGCGCGGCGCGGCGCCCTTTGCCACCGCGCAGTCGGTGGCGGCCGAGCGGCAGGCGCTGCTGGACGCGCTGGCGGGGCGCCGGATCGTACCCGGCCCCTCCGGGTCGCCCTATCGCGGACGGCGCGATGTGCTGCCGACGGGGCGCAACCTGTTCACCACTGATCCGCGCGCGGTGCCGACACGCGCCGCCTATGCGCAGGGCGTGCGGCTGGCCGATGAGCTGATCCGACGCCATTTGCAGGACGAGGGCGACTGGCCGCGCGGCCTGATCGTCGATCTGTGGGGCTCGGCCACGATGCGCACGGCGGGCGAGGAATTTGCCATGGCGCTGCATCTGCTGGGCGTGCGCCCCGTCTGGGATGCCGGCTCCGAGCGTGTTTCGGGCATCGAGGTGCTGCCGCTGGCCGAAATGGACTGCCCGCGCATCGATGTCACCCTGCGCGTCTCGGGTCTGTTCCGCGACGTGTTTCCGACGCTGTCGGCACTGTTTGCCCAAGCGGTGCGCGCACTGGCAGACCGCGACGAGGCGCCGGACTGGAACCCCTATGCCGGCCACAGCGATCTGGCGCG
This window harbors:
- the cobN gene encoding cobaltochelatase subunit CobN, whose amino-acid sequence is MHVVFRESHGLEETETPTDLGQDAADLVVLSLSDSDLGAFAEGWHRGGGPEGRLPTLRLANIVALKHPLSVDTYVEQTLSGAKGILIRLIGGVPYWPYGLQQIRALAQQKGIALAVLPADGRPDARLDALSTLPKSTLRRLAHLCDTGGAIAAQAALAQMSLAAGLYAGPVRGAKSLPQVGAWMPEQGACCPVFALGSAPALTDAPRILIVFYRSYLVAADLAPITALFAAFRARGFDVIALFAPSLKASEAAGWLRRQVAHLAPAAIVNATAFSGKGEGGTSPLDAADVPVFQIALATSTRKAWAEAERGLSPADLAMHVVLPEVDGRIMGGVASFKDPGKRDAHLQYSRFAHCAEAGRIEAIADRVQGWTRLAATPATQRRVALVLSTYPGKDWNMGHAVGLDAPQSAEAILSDLRGAGYDIGAGGAPLQEALLARSTVWPLDDYKAALAKLPEELRKTLAEVWGEPEDDPDAHDGAFHFAAAPRGKSWIALQPERDTPKGREDSYHDLVRTPRHAYVAFYLWLQCHADALVHIGAHGTLEWLPGKSVALSGTCWPEVLTGALPVIYPFIVNDPGEAAQAKRRIGAVTLGHIPPPLRSSGTPERLARLEALLDEFSNADGLDPRRRDRLQGDIRAEAQAQGLEEDLGLDRAGCSAEAITRIDRFVCDIKESQFGEGLHIWGRAPRGAAPFATAQSVAAERQALLDALAGRRIVPGPSGSPYRGRRDVLPTGRNLFTTDPRAVPTRAAYAQGVRLADELIRRHLQDEGDWPRGLIVDLWGSATMRTAGEEFAMALHLLGVRPVWDAGSERVSGIEVLPLAEMDCPRIDVTLRVSGLFRDVFPTLSALFAQAVRALADRDEAPDWNPYAGHSDLARVYGPAPGQFGLGMGAALDDYSAAGREKAGLAWLDASTWALDGEAATKDGAGIRARVARADSFVHPQDLPETDLLLASDYAAHEAGFAAAQAVTGGKAALYHLDNTDPERPRARDLSEEIARVVRARAANGGWIDGMKQHGFRGAAEIAATLDHMASFAHLAGVVPTYLFDLYHDATLGDPETDGFLQDANPEAHGAMQARFAALLEAGLWQTRRNSVMAALGPGA
- a CDS encoding DUF1636 domain-containing protein, coding for MKDQAETPPNPTELLVCVKCRRGRELPSDDRWPGQALFDALGAMVLPEGVRVTPVDCLQNCNHGCTVALRGGARWAYVFANVDEVADPAMILDGAARYHATADGLIPWRERPEHFKRNCVARLPPLETSNV
- the cobW gene encoding cobalamin biosynthesis protein CobW, which produces MSDLAKLPVTVITGFLGSGKTTLVRQLMQNSGGRRLAVIVNEFGDVGVDGDILKSCAIPDCPAENIMELANGCICCTVADDFIPTIEALMALDPRPDHILIETSGLALPKPLLKAFDWPEIRSKITVDGVIALADAEAVAAGRFAPNVAAVDAQRAADDSIDHETPLSEVFEDQISCADIILLTKPDLAGPEGVARAKAIIAAEAPRPIPVIEVAEGMIDPRVILGLEAAAEDDIDARPSHHDGADDHEHDDFESIVVDIPEVTDPTDLVRAIEGLANDHNILRIKGYAAVTGKPMRLLVQAVGARVRHQFDRPWAPGEARAGRLVVIAEHDNIDAGVIHAALGTARAQAAE
- a CDS encoding glutathionylspermidine synthase family protein, with amino-acid sequence MQKITLPERPHWRDHAREVGFTFADMHGEPYWDETSAYAFSLDQIETDLEDPATELHAMSREAVANIVADEALMDRLAIPEKHRDLIAESWRRGDPEIYGRFDFAYDGKGPAKLLEYNADTPTSLYESAAFQWQWLEDQLAAGVLPEGSDQFNGIHEALVARFGAVFEPGSDLHFTAVGGNPEDYGTVEAMGWAAREAGLGAHYCDLDKIALSEDGQFLDDEDRVMGVLFKLYPWEDLLRDEYADHIAGSRCLFLEPAWKALLSNKGLLPVLWQMFEGHPNLLPAFFEQDIGDAIAGQGTACANVADAFDRAGAQLVAGHVSKPILSREGASVTIVKSGEIVEQAQNTEYAQHPRIIQAYSPLPQFDGFRPVIGAWIVGEACAGIGIREDRSRITQDLSRFKPHYITG